The following nucleotide sequence is from Aerosakkonema funiforme FACHB-1375.
CTCCAGCGTTCTGGATTCTGAAGCTTACTTAGCAATGTATTATACATACCTTTTGCAAGCTCAACAGCACCTTTTTCTACAGTCTCTTTAATATTGTCACAAATTTGACCAATTACTTGCCGCAATTCATAAGCGAGAAAAGATGGTTTGACCCGCGTTCCACATTGAGAAAAACGCTCAACTACAATAAAAAAAGCTATCCACAGCGCTTGCTCAAACATCTCGGCTGAACCCTGTGCTTCACCCTTTTCAAGATTTATTTTTCCACCAAAGGTTAAAAACTTGACAAAGTTTTTATAATGTTTCAGCTCAAAGGTACGTTCTGCAACGGCTTTGAAATCTTCTGCAATCTTGTCAAAAGTACCTAGTTGTCGGTGAGCATAAGCTAATGAGAGAATACTATCCTCTTCCAAGTTCGTATCTTCTGCCAAGCGTGCCGCAACTAGAGCGTTTTCATAGTAATCCTTTGCCTTGTCTGGCTGCTCATCCACAAGGTAAAAGTTACCTAGACTGATAAGGACTATTGATTCATCGCACTTTCGATAGTATTGACAGCTGAGAGACAAAGCTTCGTTGAAGCACTCTAGTGCCTTTTGTGCTTGAGATAGCTGCTCATAAGCTAAACCTAAATTATTCAGAGTTATAATTTGACTCTCAATATCATCGCGTTCGATAGACGATTCTAAACTTGATTCCAAAGATTTTATTGCATCTCCTGGGCGATTCCAGCGCCGATACATTTCTCCTAAATTGTGCAGTGCTGACTCTTGCAGGGCTGTATCGTTAGCTTGTTCTGCAAGTGCTAAACAACGGCGATAATCTTCCTCTGCTTGCTGCCACATTTCAAGATTCGTGAAGCAATTAGCTCGGTTATAGTAAAGACCACCTGCCAAATTATAAAGGTTGCTTGCTTCAGCTATATTAATTCCTTCTGTGTTTGTATCTAAAGCCTGTTCGTAATTCTCTCTTTCTTCATAAATAAGAGCGAAACTTACTAGCGCTTCTACTTGCTCTTGTTTGCGCTCTAGTTGCGCTAATAAGTTAATTTCTTGGCGCAGACAAGCTAATCCAGCCCTATCTTTATGCAGAATTTCAAAATAAATTTTTCCCAGTGTTTCGTATATCTTTGCTAGTACATAGGATGGTGAATTAGCGAGCAAACGCTTCTTTAAAAGTTTGAGCGAATGCAAAATTGACTGAGAAACACTTACTTCTTTAGCTAAAACATATATATTGCTTAAAAAATTTCGCACTTGCTCCTCAGTATTTAAATATTCAAACAAATCGCTACCCTTCTGGTAGTAATAGAGAGCTGTGGTATAATCAAATTTTAAAGAATAAAAACTTCCAATATCAAAGTAAGTGACTGCCAATTTAGCCCTATCTTTAAACTTTTCTTGTATTTCCAAAACTTTTTGGAAACAGGCAATGGCTTCGTCATACTCACCCAATTCATACTGATATTTTCCCAAAGCAAGCTGAGCTAATTCTTCAATATGCCACAAACCATATATTTTCGCGATCTCAAGCGCTTTCAGATAATAGTCTCGAGCTGCTTCTTGATTTCCTTGACCTGCTGCGTGTAAGCCGAGATTATAGATTGACATTGCCCTCTCATCAGGCATACTCATCTCTTCTGCAATTTGACACCCAATTTCGGTAAATCTTACCGCTTTTTCCCACTCCCCTTGTTCAGCATACAAGATTCCTAAATTGCCGTATAAAGGCTGTTTTTGCCAATCTGGGGCATCAATAGTTTCCAATAATTTTAGTCCTTTATCTAATTCTATGTAGGCTTCATCTAATCGATGCTGGGTTGTGTAAAGCATTCCTAACTGGCTGTAAATTTGTGCCTGACCTTCTAAATCATTCAGTTCCTTTTTTAGAGCAAGACTATTAAGATAATTGGTTTCAGCTATTTGATAATTTCGGTCATGGTATACAATGCCCATTCGTTGAAGAGCAATAGCTGCTGCTACCTTATCCTGAAGCTTTTCAGCTATTTTTAACATTCTTCTGTAGCAATCCTCAGCCTCCTCATATTGCCGCCAGAAAAAAGCTAAATTGCCTTTACTACCAATTAACCATACCCAGTTTTCAGGACTAATCATCTCTTCCTCAAATTTTCCGAGGAGACCTTCTGCCCAGTCGGGGTGGTATGGAAGCAATCCCATATCAATAAGAGATACTACAAGTTCAGCCGCTCGATTAAATTCCTCAGCATCGTAGTAAAGTAATACAGCCTCAAGTTGCTTAAAACCATCATCGGGAGCGTGAATTACAAGATAATCTGCAAGTTTTATTTGATAATTGTTAGGCTCATCAACGTAATTAATAGCCAGCCTACGAATAACTTCATGGACTTTATAAAAGTTTGATTTAAAGGGTTCGATTAAAAATTGTTGCTGAAGTTTAGTGAAAGAAACTTTAGTATGGCTATTCTTCTTTTCCAGAATAGCCTTATAAGCACCTATTAAATTATCCTGAGAAAATGGAAGGATGAAAAAAGAAGCTATTGTCAATAAATCTCTCTCATCTGAATTTATTTGGTTGTAAACAGTTTGAAATAAGTGGTCAATGACTTGTTCTTCAGCTTGTTCAATCAGAGCCTGTATGTCTTTTTCTGAAAAACTTTCTCTAAGTAAATTAACTATCAATTCAATAGCGATTGGTAACCCATCAAGGCGAGAGGCAATAAGTTCAGCAAATTCAGGTTCAATGGGAATTCCTCGCTTCTTAAAAAAATTCTGGATATCATGCTCATCCAAACCATCTAGTTGAACTGTTTTTACTATTTTCTTACCTTCATCAATCAGAGTATAAAAATCAGGCTTATAACGTCCTGCTACAAAAAAAAATCCTCTTTGTAAGTTATTTTTTAAAATTGAGAAAAAGCTACCTAAGTCTGAATCTTTGATAATATGATGTACGGAATCAAAAAAAATATAATAATCAGCTTGATTGAGCTTTTCAATAATCAGATCAATTAGAGAACTTCTGTACAATCTATGAGTCTGAACTGTAGCGCTGAGATTTCCCTCAGCCTCTGGCTGGCTGTCAAGAAATGAAGCCAAGCGCATCAATGTATCATCCAGAGATGCTAGTTCCGCTCTAAACTCGTACCAAAAAACGCGGCTCTGTTCAAAGCGAGATGCAATTTGAGCCATCAAAGCTGTTTTACCAATCCCAGGAATTCCTAGTATAGCGATCGTGCGAGTTGTACTGGTAGCAGCTATCAGATCTTCAATAACTTGTTCCCTTCCAACAAAGTCAGCATAGCACGGGATGTTGAGGGTAATTTTTGTTGGATTGAAGAGGCCAAACTTTCCTGTCATCGGAGTGACAGAAGAGGGGCAGATGAGAAACTGAGTCCCAATCTGCGTGATGTCCCTAATGGTTAAATCTCCCTGAACTTGACTGTTCTTGAGAAGCTCTTGCTGTATATGCTTGGGAATATCTTCAGAGCGATCGTTCGTCAATTTAGCCCTCCTGAGTCAAGTCACCCAGATTCAAAGCACCGCTCATCTGGGACATTTGATTCCTCTATTCTGGAACAGCGTTCAACAAAATGACGAGTCTACAAGTTACCCATTCGAGAAAGCTCTCAACCCAGAAGTAAGTAGGAAGGTGAAAATAAGCGGAAGTATGTAACGAAAAGTAAATCTAGCTAAAACTCTCTTCCCTTCTGCCTTCTGCCCTCTGCCTTCTGCCTTATCTCAACGATAAATTTTCCTGCCTACCTACTTAGTTAGTGGGAGAGACTTTGAGAGAAGCGACAAGGCATAGATAGATAAGAGCGATCGCGTTTTGAAGTTGAAGGGGAGGCAACTCTCTTGTGGAGCAGCATCATGTCCACTTTATTCAGATTGCTCAAGGCTTGCTTGAACTTCAGCAAGAATTGCCTCAATTGTTGGATTATCTGGCAACGATTCTAAATCAGCGCATCCTTCTGCGATCGCATCCCTCAAGAATCTTGCAAAACGTTTCTGAACCTTGACTGTAAGAGGATGATTCGCTCCGAACCGCTGTTCACAAATCGCCAATGTTTGCACATACAAAGGCTGTGCCTCACTGTAGCGATCCTGAGATGAGTACATGACTGCCAGACTGTAAAGACTGTTTGCCACATCAGGATGCTCCTCTCCCAAAAGGCGTTGCCTAAGTTCCAAGGCTTGCATAAACAACGGCTCTGCTTCTCTAGACCGACCTTGTTCACTATAGATATTGGCTAGATTATTAAGGCATCGTGCCACTTCACGATGCTCCTCGCCCAACTGGAGCTTGTACAGCTCCAATGCTTGTGTATAAAGAGGTTCAGCTTCGCTATGACGACCTTGAGAGTGATAAAGCACAGCCAAATTATTGAGGCTTTGTGCCATATGATGCTCATCTCCAAGTTGGCGTTTGTACAGGTTCAAGGCTTGTATGTACAAGGATTCAGCTTCACCATAACGACCTTGTGATTTATAGAGCAACGCCAGATTATTGAGGCTGGTAGTTACTTGGGCGTGTTCCTCTCCTAAAAGGCTCTTTGTGAGTTCCAAAGCCTGTAATAACAGAGGTTCTGCTTTACTGTAGTGACCTTGAGATGTGTAGAGCCATGCCAAATTAGTAAAGCTTTCTGCTACTGCAAGATGCTCAGATCCAAAACGGGCTTGAGTAACAGCTAGGCACTTCTCGAACCAGAGCACTGCTTTGTCATAAAATCCTTGACCTTCATAGAACCAGCCTAAGCCGATAAAAGGCTTTGCTGAATCCTCATCGCTGAGATAGGCAGTCAGATGGTTAGCCACTTCTGCTAGATGAGGTATGACAGGGCTGAGGGAAACAATTTGCTCACGAGTTAATTCATTCTGCTGAGGGACTTGCGTTGCCTCTGCTGACATTGCCCCTGCAAATTCTCGCTTCAGCTCATCTGCTCGCTCAGACTGTTCGAGCTTCTCCCGAAAAAACTCCCGAATTAATTGATGTAGACGGTAGGTATCCTCACCCTGAAGTAGATGCAGACTCTCCAACTCAACTCTGGCATCTTCCAAATCTTCAGCGTCTTGCCCTGTCTCTACAC
It contains:
- a CDS encoding tetratricopeptide repeat protein, whose product is MTNDRSEDIPKHIQQELLKNSQVQGDLTIRDITQIGTQFLICPSSVTPMTGKFGLFNPTKITLNIPCYADFVGREQVIEDLIAATSTTRTIAILGIPGIGKTALMAQIASRFEQSRVFWYEFRAELASLDDTLMRLASFLDSQPEAEGNLSATVQTHRLYRSSLIDLIIEKLNQADYYIFFDSVHHIIKDSDLGSFFSILKNNLQRGFFFVAGRYKPDFYTLIDEGKKIVKTVQLDGLDEHDIQNFFKKRGIPIEPEFAELIASRLDGLPIAIELIVNLLRESFSEKDIQALIEQAEEQVIDHLFQTVYNQINSDERDLLTIASFFILPFSQDNLIGAYKAILEKKNSHTKVSFTKLQQQFLIEPFKSNFYKVHEVIRRLAINYVDEPNNYQIKLADYLVIHAPDDGFKQLEAVLLYYDAEEFNRAAELVVSLIDMGLLPYHPDWAEGLLGKFEEEMISPENWVWLIGSKGNLAFFWRQYEEAEDCYRRMLKIAEKLQDKVAAAIALQRMGIVYHDRNYQIAETNYLNSLALKKELNDLEGQAQIYSQLGMLYTTQHRLDEAYIELDKGLKLLETIDAPDWQKQPLYGNLGILYAEQGEWEKAVRFTEIGCQIAEEMSMPDERAMSIYNLGLHAAGQGNQEAARDYYLKALEIAKIYGLWHIEELAQLALGKYQYELGEYDEAIACFQKVLEIQEKFKDRAKLAVTYFDIGSFYSLKFDYTTALYYYQKGSDLFEYLNTEEQVRNFLSNIYVLAKEVSVSQSILHSLKLLKKRLLANSPSYVLAKIYETLGKIYFEILHKDRAGLACLRQEINLLAQLERKQEQVEALVSFALIYEERENYEQALDTNTEGINIAEASNLYNLAGGLYYNRANCFTNLEMWQQAEEDYRRCLALAEQANDTALQESALHNLGEMYRRWNRPGDAIKSLESSLESSIERDDIESQIITLNNLGLAYEQLSQAQKALECFNEALSLSCQYYRKCDESIVLISLGNFYLVDEQPDKAKDYYENALVAARLAEDTNLEEDSILSLAYAHRQLGTFDKIAEDFKAVAERTFELKHYKNFVKFLTFGGKINLEKGEAQGSAEMFEQALWIAFFIVVERFSQCGTRVKPSFLAYELRQVIGQICDNIKETVEKGAVELAKGMYNTLLSKLQNPERWSEGESWIIDSLKPIEDYFTKQVE
- a CDS encoding tetratricopeptide repeat protein — translated: MSDRQSPEQVLQSILKDIQVGGNLTTGDITQILNLLVIVKQPDSFKPTEIPHNLPRSGTVKFVGRAEVLENLHEMVQQNNQVVIAAIEGMGGVGKTELATQYALLHLLLLTYPGGICWLRARDEDVGIQIVRFAQAKLGLNPPEDWDLPSQVDFCWSRWHEGNVLVVLDDVNDYPTVEPYLPPQPSRFKVLITTRLQLDLPQSFTLDVLDESAALELLQEWIGVQKINHELADVKELCQRLGYLPLALNLVGRYVKKRKISLAEMLRRLEKKGLKHESLERDKNDPAWTLNVKRGVAAAFELSWEELSEEARQLGCLLSLFALAPIPWDLVESVETGQDAEDLEDARVELESLHLLQGEDTYRLHQLIREFFREKLEQSERADELKREFAGAMSAEATQVPQQNELTREQIVSLSPVIPHLAEVANHLTAYLSDEDSAKPFIGLGWFYEGQGFYDKAVLWFEKCLAVTQARFGSEHLAVAESFTNLAWLYTSQGHYSKAEPLLLQALELTKSLLGEEHAQVTTSLNNLALLYKSQGRYGEAESLYIQALNLYKRQLGDEHHMAQSLNNLAVLYHSQGRHSEAEPLYTQALELYKLQLGEEHREVARCLNNLANIYSEQGRSREAEPLFMQALELRQRLLGEEHPDVANSLYSLAVMYSSQDRYSEAQPLYVQTLAICEQRFGANHPLTVKVQKRFARFLRDAIAEGCADLESLPDNPTIEAILAEVQASLEQSE